A window of the Emys orbicularis isolate rEmyOrb1 chromosome 1, rEmyOrb1.hap1, whole genome shotgun sequence genome harbors these coding sequences:
- the NOL12 gene encoding nucleolar protein 12: MGRKKKGGSGAGLRRAVIFDEDSRREYLTGFHKRKVERRKVAVEEIKRKLKEEQRKMKEERHKEYLKMLTEREEALDEADELEHLATSRTESVSIDHPNHTVTVTTVSDLDLSGARQLGLSSSGGGGSGSEEKETSSGFTSTLPKKSGDPFLSQRISSLTASLHARSRKKPKGKQLRRGQDPHKKTQKPSAGRTSKSQRRKLTGKRGCNQD; the protein is encoded by the exons atgGGCCGCAAGAAGAAGGGGGGTAGCGGCGCGGGGCTCCGGCGGGCGGTGATTTTCGATGAGGACAGTCGGCG GGAGTACCTGACTGGGTTCCACAAGCGGAAAGTGGAGAGGCGGAAAGTGGCGGTGGAGGAGATCAAGCGAAAATTGAAAGAGGAGCAAAGGAAGATGAAAGAGGAG CGGCACAAGGAGTACCTGAAAATGCTGACAGAGAGAGAAGAGGCCCTAG ATGAGGCTGATGAGTTGGAACATTTGGCGACATCCCGAACAGAGTCTGTGAGCATTGATCACCCAAACCACACTGTAACAGTGACTACCGTCAGTGACCTGGACCTCTCAGGAGCACGCCAGCTAGGACTCAGCTCCTCTGGG GGAGGAGGTAGTGGATCAGAAGAAAAGGAAACGTCAAGCGGATTCACAAGTACATTGCCCAAGAAGTCTGGAGATCCCTTCCTGTCCCAGAG GATCTCTTCGCTCACTGCCTCACTGCACGCACGCAGCCGGAAGAAGCCCAAGGGAAAGCAGCTCAGGCGTGGCCAAGACCCACACAAGAAAACCCAGAAACCTAGTGCTGGACGAACCAGCAAGTCCCAACGCCGGAAACTGACTGGCAAAAGAGGGTGCAACCAAGACTAA